The proteins below are encoded in one region of Micromonospora yangpuensis:
- a CDS encoding glycosyltransferase family 4 protein produces the protein MRIGLLSQWFDPEPGPAALPGVLARGLAGRGHQVRVLTGFPNYPTGRLAPGYRMSRRADETRDGVAVRRVALYPSHDNSPVRRLASYTSFAASALASGTGTLRGLDALWVSNSPITVSLPMWFVRYAHRVPVLLHVLDLWPDSVAASGFLGDGRGRAAAEKCMTGWCAAMYRSAARIGYISPGVGELLARRGVPEEKLVYLPLWAPEETPAPPHTDLRAELGIGPDRIVLVYAGTIGEAQGLDALVDACALVDDPRLVCLVAGSGLAEQRLRERAAASSRDIRFLGRLPRDRMPALMAAGDVHYVSLRPSGMGAYTMPSKVQATLAAGRAVLAAAEGDVATVARDSGAGIVARPGDPDSIADGLREICQLGREKLDLLGLAGREYYRRTFSVATGVDRVEAALRAAAETGRRR, from the coding sequence ATGCGGATTGGTCTGCTCAGTCAGTGGTTCGACCCGGAGCCGGGTCCGGCCGCGTTACCCGGCGTCCTGGCCCGGGGGCTGGCCGGTCGCGGACACCAGGTACGGGTGCTGACCGGCTTCCCGAACTACCCCACCGGGCGGCTCGCACCCGGCTACCGGATGTCCCGGCGGGCCGACGAGACCCGCGACGGGGTGGCCGTCCGCCGGGTCGCCCTCTACCCGAGCCACGACAATTCGCCGGTACGCCGACTGGCGTCCTACACCTCGTTCGCCGCCTCCGCCCTCGCCTCCGGCACCGGTACGCTGCGCGGACTCGACGCGCTCTGGGTGAGCAACTCGCCCATCACCGTCTCGCTGCCGATGTGGTTCGTCCGCTACGCCCACCGGGTGCCGGTGCTGCTGCACGTGCTGGACCTCTGGCCGGACAGCGTCGCGGCCAGCGGATTCCTCGGCGACGGGCGCGGCCGGGCGGCGGCCGAGAAGTGCATGACCGGCTGGTGCGCGGCGATGTACCGCAGCGCGGCCCGGATCGGCTACATCTCCCCGGGCGTGGGTGAGCTGCTGGCCCGCCGGGGCGTACCCGAGGAGAAGTTGGTCTACCTGCCCCTGTGGGCGCCGGAGGAGACACCCGCGCCGCCGCACACCGACCTGCGCGCCGAACTCGGCATCGGACCCGACCGGATCGTGCTCGTCTACGCCGGGACCATCGGCGAGGCGCAGGGGCTGGACGCCCTCGTCGACGCCTGCGCGCTGGTCGATGATCCCCGGCTGGTCTGCCTGGTCGCCGGCTCCGGCCTGGCCGAGCAACGCCTGCGGGAACGGGCGGCGGCCAGCTCCCGTGACATCCGGTTCCTCGGCCGCCTGCCCCGGGACCGGATGCCGGCGCTGATGGCCGCCGGTGACGTGCACTACGTGAGCCTGCGGCCCAGCGGCATGGGGGCGTACACCATGCCGAGCAAGGTGCAGGCGACCCTGGCCGCCGGTCGGGCCGTGCTGGCCGCGGCCGAGGGCGACGTCGCCACGGTGGCCCGCGACAGCGGCGCCGGGATCGTCGCCCGCCCCGGCGACCCCGACTCGATCGCCGACGGCCTCCGGGAGATCTGCCAACTGGGGCGGGAGAAGCTCGACCTGCTCGGGCTGGCCGGTCGGGAGTACTACCGGCGCACCTTCTCGGTGGCCACCGGCGTTGACCGGGTGGAGGCCGCGTTGCGGGCGGCCGCGGAGACCGGGAGGCGTCGATGA
- a CDS encoding GNAT family N-acetyltransferase — MTETGVVDTEELTGADIHAAAALHVRAFPRFFLSSLGERFLREYYHGFLLDPDAVTVVARTADGALAGIVVGSVRPEAFYRRLLRRRGLRMAVAAAWPALRSPRTALRLLRGIAYRGDVPVAAHGALLSSICVDPAVENTGRGRALIDRWWLRARQQGATSAYLVTDADDNDRVNAFYQRCGWTPVGSYLTREQRRMNCYSITAPADGS; from the coding sequence ATGACCGAGACCGGAGTGGTCGACACCGAGGAACTGACCGGGGCCGACATCCACGCCGCGGCGGCCCTGCACGTCCGGGCCTTCCCCCGCTTCTTCCTGTCCAGCCTGGGGGAGCGGTTCCTGCGGGAGTACTACCACGGGTTCCTGCTGGACCCCGACGCCGTGACGGTGGTGGCCCGGACCGCCGACGGCGCGCTGGCCGGCATCGTCGTCGGCTCGGTACGCCCGGAGGCGTTCTACCGTCGGTTGCTGCGCCGACGGGGCCTGCGGATGGCCGTGGCCGCCGCGTGGCCGGCGCTGCGCAGCCCCCGGACCGCGCTGCGCCTGCTGCGCGGGATCGCCTACCGCGGGGACGTGCCGGTGGCGGCCCACGGCGCGCTGCTCAGCTCCATCTGCGTGGACCCGGCGGTCGAGAACACCGGCCGGGGCCGCGCCCTGATCGACAGGTGGTGGCTCCGCGCCCGACAGCAGGGCGCCACCAGCGCCTATCTCGTCACCGACGCCGACGACAACGACCGGGTGAACGCCTTCTACCAGCGCTGCGGCTGGACGCCGGTGGGCAGCTACCTCACCCGGGAACAGCGGCGGATGAACTGCTACAGCATCACCGCACCGGCCGACGGGAGCTGA
- a CDS encoding Tex family protein, with the protein MQGGPHPRRRIIIVTQSVHQRIAEELGVAERQVRAAVELLDGGATVPFIARYRKEATGLLDDAQLRSLEERLRYLRELDERRAAVLESIRGQGKLDEALEAQIMAADSKSRLEDIYLPYKPKRRTRAQIAREAGLEPLADALLADPTQEPKAVALGYVDGDKGVADPAAALDGARAILIERFAEDADLIGGLREQMWSRGRLVARVRDGQETTGAKFADYFDFAEPYPKLPSHRILAMFRGEKEGVLDLTMDPEPEGDSDAVPTGPSRYEAAIAGRFGITDAGRPADRWLADTVRWAWRTRVLIHLGADLRMRLWQAAEEEAVRVFATNLRDLLLAAPAGTRATMGLDPGLRTGVKVAVVDATGKVVATDTIYPHEPRRQWDASIDTLARLAGAHGVELVAIGNGTASRETDRLAADLIKRHPQLDLTKVVVSEAGASVYSASAYASQELPDLDVSLRGAVSIARRLQDPLAELVKIDPRSIGVGQYQHDLSELKLSRSLDAVVEDCVNAVGVDVNTASAPLLTRVSGIGAGLAENIVLHRDANGPFRSRTELRKVARLGPKAFEQCAGFLRIPAGDDPLDSSSVHPEAYPVVRRILTRTGQDLRSLIGQSAILRGLKATDFVDDTFGLPTVTDILAELEKPGRDPRPAFRTATFVEGVEKIGDLTPGMLLEGVVTNVAAFGAFVDVGVHQDGLVHVSAMSRTFVKDPRDVVKSGDVVRVKVLDVDVPRKRISLTLRLEDEPGGTGGGDRRDRSGSGQGTGDGGRGGARGDGGRSGDGGTRGGRGGDGGRGGARGRDGGQGGRGGDGGRGGARGGQPRQGRGGSAPGPANDAMAEALRRAGLA; encoded by the coding sequence ATGCAGGGCGGACCCCACCCGAGAAGGCGGATCATCATCGTGACCCAGTCTGTTCATCAGCGCATCGCCGAGGAGCTCGGCGTCGCCGAGCGCCAGGTACGGGCGGCCGTGGAGCTGCTCGACGGCGGTGCCACCGTGCCGTTCATCGCCCGCTACCGCAAGGAGGCCACCGGCCTGCTGGACGACGCCCAGCTGCGCAGCCTGGAGGAGCGGCTGCGGTACCTGCGGGAGCTGGACGAGCGGCGCGCGGCGGTGCTGGAGTCGATCCGTGGCCAGGGCAAGCTCGACGAGGCCCTGGAAGCGCAGATCATGGCGGCCGACTCCAAGTCCCGGCTGGAGGACATCTACCTGCCGTACAAGCCCAAGCGGCGGACCCGGGCGCAGATCGCCCGTGAGGCCGGGCTGGAGCCGCTGGCCGACGCGCTGCTGGCCGACCCGACGCAGGAGCCGAAGGCGGTCGCGCTCGGCTATGTCGACGGCGACAAGGGGGTGGCCGACCCGGCCGCCGCGCTGGACGGCGCGCGGGCCATCCTGATCGAGCGGTTCGCCGAGGACGCCGACCTGATCGGCGGGCTGCGCGAGCAGATGTGGTCGCGGGGGCGTCTGGTGGCCCGGGTACGCGACGGCCAGGAGACCACCGGCGCGAAGTTCGCCGACTACTTCGACTTCGCCGAGCCGTACCCGAAGCTGCCCTCGCACCGGATCCTGGCCATGTTCCGGGGTGAGAAGGAGGGTGTGCTCGACCTGACCATGGACCCGGAGCCCGAGGGTGACTCCGACGCCGTGCCCACCGGCCCCAGCCGGTACGAGGCGGCCATCGCCGGCCGGTTCGGGATCACCGACGCGGGCCGCCCGGCCGACCGTTGGTTGGCCGACACGGTGCGCTGGGCCTGGCGTACCAGGGTGCTCATCCATCTCGGCGCGGACCTGCGGATGCGGTTGTGGCAGGCGGCCGAGGAGGAGGCCGTCCGGGTCTTCGCGACCAACCTGCGTGACCTGCTGCTCGCCGCGCCGGCCGGCACCCGGGCGACGATGGGGCTGGACCCGGGCCTGCGCACCGGGGTGAAGGTGGCGGTGGTGGACGCCACCGGCAAGGTGGTCGCCACCGACACGATCTACCCGCACGAGCCGCGCCGGCAGTGGGACGCCTCGATCGACACCCTGGCCCGGTTGGCCGGCGCGCACGGCGTGGAGCTGGTCGCGATCGGCAACGGCACCGCCAGCCGGGAGACCGACAGGCTCGCCGCCGACCTGATCAAGCGGCACCCGCAGCTCGACCTGACCAAGGTGGTCGTCTCCGAGGCAGGGGCGTCGGTCTACTCCGCCTCCGCGTACGCCTCGCAGGAGCTGCCCGACCTGGACGTCTCGCTGCGCGGGGCGGTCTCGATCGCCCGCCGCCTGCAGGACCCGCTGGCCGAGCTGGTCAAGATCGACCCGCGCTCGATCGGGGTCGGGCAGTACCAGCACGACCTCTCCGAGCTGAAGCTCTCCCGCTCGCTCGACGCGGTGGTGGAGGACTGCGTCAACGCGGTAGGCGTCGACGTCAACACCGCCTCGGCGCCGTTGCTGACCCGGGTCTCCGGCATCGGCGCCGGGTTGGCGGAGAACATCGTGCTGCACCGGGACGCCAACGGCCCGTTCCGCAGCCGCACGGAGCTGCGCAAGGTCGCCCGGCTCGGCCCGAAGGCCTTCGAGCAGTGCGCCGGCTTCCTACGTATCCCGGCCGGTGACGATCCGCTGGACTCCTCCAGCGTGCACCCCGAGGCGTACCCGGTGGTCCGGCGGATCCTGACCCGCACCGGGCAGGACCTGCGCTCGCTGATCGGGCAGAGTGCGATCCTGCGCGGGTTGAAGGCCACCGACTTCGTCGACGACACGTTCGGTCTGCCCACCGTCACCGACATCCTGGCCGAGTTGGAGAAGCCGGGCCGTGACCCGCGGCCGGCGTTCCGTACGGCGACCTTCGTCGAGGGCGTCGAGAAGATCGGCGACCTGACCCCGGGCATGCTCCTGGAGGGGGTGGTCACCAACGTCGCCGCGTTCGGTGCCTTCGTCGACGTCGGCGTGCACCAGGACGGCCTGGTGCACGTCTCGGCGATGTCGCGCACCTTCGTCAAGGATCCGCGCGACGTGGTGAAGTCCGGCGACGTGGTCCGGGTGAAGGTCCTCGACGTGGACGTGCCGCGCAAGCGGATCTCGCTGACCCTGCGGTTGGAGGACGAGCCAGGCGGCACCGGCGGCGGTGACCGGCGCGACCGGTCCGGGTCCGGGCAGGGCACGGGCGACGGCGGCCGGGGCGGCGCGCGCGGCGACGGCGGTCGCAGTGGCGACGGCGGCACTCGCGGTGGCCGGGGCGGTGACGGCGGCCGGGGTGGTGCGCGCGGTCGCGACGGTGGTCAGGGCGGCCGGGGTGGCGACGGCGGGCGGGGCGGTGCCCGGGGCGGGCAGCCCCGTCAGGGCCGGGGCGGCTCCGCCCCGGGCCCGGCCAACGACGCGATGGCCGAGGCGCTCCGCCGGGCCGGCCTGGCCTGA